The following are encoded in a window of Sulfitobacter sp. S190 genomic DNA:
- the gshB gene encoding glutathione synthase, with product MKIAFQMDPIGNVDINADSSFRLAEEAQARGHSLFYYSPDQLAYQEGRVTARGQDMKVQRVEGNPAVLGQMREVDLSEFDVIWLRQDPPFDMHYITSTHLLDRVSDLTLVVNDPFWVRNFPEKLLVLDFPDLMPATTIARDLETIRAFKDKHGDVILKPLYGNGGAGVFKLTQNDSNLSSLHELFTGFSREPLIVQQFLPDVSKGDKRVILVEGEAVGAINRVPAAGETRSNMHVGGRPEKVGLTDRDLEICARIGPLLKEKGQIFVGIDVIGDYLTEINVTSPTGIQELERFDGVNIAAKVWEAIEARRA from the coding sequence ATGAAAATCGCCTTTCAGATGGACCCGATCGGGAACGTAGACATCAATGCCGACAGCAGTTTCCGTCTGGCAGAAGAAGCACAGGCGCGTGGGCACAGTCTATTCTATTATTCCCCCGATCAACTTGCATACCAGGAGGGCCGCGTCACGGCGCGCGGTCAGGACATGAAGGTGCAGCGTGTTGAAGGGAACCCGGCGGTTCTCGGGCAAATGCGCGAAGTCGACCTGTCAGAATTCGATGTCATCTGGCTGCGACAAGACCCGCCTTTCGACATGCATTACATCACCAGTACCCACTTGCTGGATCGGGTGAGCGACTTAACTTTGGTCGTCAACGATCCATTCTGGGTGCGCAATTTTCCCGAAAAATTGCTGGTGCTCGATTTTCCCGATCTGATGCCCGCAACGACCATTGCGCGTGATCTGGAAACCATCAGGGCGTTCAAGGACAAGCACGGCGATGTGATCCTGAAACCGCTCTACGGCAATGGCGGCGCCGGTGTCTTCAAGCTGACCCAGAACGATAGCAACCTCAGCTCTCTGCACGAACTGTTCACCGGATTTTCGCGCGAGCCATTGATCGTTCAGCAATTCCTGCCCGATGTGTCCAAAGGCGACAAGCGTGTGATCCTTGTCGAGGGCGAAGCGGTGGGCGCCATCAATCGCGTCCCCGCCGCCGGTGAAACGAGGTCCAACATGCATGTGGGCGGACGGCCCGAAAAGGTTGGCCTGACGGATCGCGACCTTGAGATTTGCGCCCGTATCGGACCGCTTTTGAAGGAAAAGGGCCAGATTTTCGTCGGGATCGACGTGATCGGCGACTACCTTACAGAAATCAATGTGACGTCACCGACCGGCATACAGGAACTTGAACGTTTCGACGGCGTGAATATCGCAGCCAAGGTCTGGGAGGCGATTGAGGCACGCCGCGCATGA